A genomic stretch from Malus domestica chromosome 15, GDT2T_hap1 includes:
- the LOC103400890 gene encoding DNA repair protein RAD51 homolog, translating to MEQQSNQKTAQQQDELQEMHHGPVPVDQLQASGIASIDVKKLKDAGLCTVEAVAYSPRKDLLQIKGISDAKVDKIIEAASKLVPLGFTSAGQLHAQRLEIIQITSGSRELDKILEGGIETGSITEIYGEFRSGKTQLCHTLCVTCQLPLDQGGGEGKAMYIDAEGTFRPQRLLQIAERFGLNGADVLENVAYARAYNTDHQSRLLLEAASMMVETRFALMIVDSATALYRTDFSGRGELSARQMHLAKFLRSLQKLADEFGVAVVITNQVVAQVDGSAIFAGPQIKPIGGNIMAHASTTRLAVRKGRGEERICKVISSPCLAEAEARFQISPEGVTDVKD from the exons ATGGAGCAGCAGAGCAATCAGAAGACTGCCCAGCAACAAGACGAGCTCCAAGAAATGCACCATGGCCCTGTCCCCGTCGATCAACTTCAG GCGTCCGGCATAGCTTCCATTGATGTAAAGAAACTTAAAGATGCGGGTCTTTGCACTGTTGAAGCTGTCGCTTACTCTCCCAGGAAGGATCTTCTGCAAATCAAAGGAATCAGCGACGCTAAAGTTGACAAGATCATCGAAGCAG CCTCCAAACTTGTGCCTTTGGGTTTTACTAGCGCTGGCCAGCTCCACGCACAGAGACTTGAAATCATTCAAATTACTTCTGGATCAAGAGAACTTGATAAGATATTGGAGG GAGGAATTGAGACAGGATCTATTACCGAGATATATGGCGAATTCCGTTCTGGAAAGACCCAGTTGTGTCACACGCTTTGTGTAACTTGCCAA CTTCCCTTGGATCAAGGAGGCGGTGAAGGAAAAGCAATGTACATAGATGCTGAGGGTACATTCAGGCCACAAAGACTCTTACAGATTGCAGAGAG GTTTGGACTCAATGGTGCTGATGTCTTGGAGAATGTGGCGTATGCTAGAGCTTATAACACGGATCACCAATCAAGGCTCTTGCTCGAAGCAGCCTCCATGATGGTAGAAACAAG GTTTGCTCTCATGATAGTAGATAGTGCTACAGCCCTGTACAGAACAGATTTCTCAGGAAGAGGTGAACTTTCAGCCCGTCAAATgcatcttgcaaagtttctcCGGAGCCTTCAGAAGTTAGCAGATGAG TTTGGCGTAGCTGTTGTGATCACAAATCAAGTGGTTGCCCAAGTGGATGGTTCTGCAATCTTTGCCGGTCCTCAAATTAAGCCTATTGGTGGTAACATCATGGCTCATGCTTCCACCACAAG GCTTGCTGTTAGGAAAGGAAGAGGCGAAGAGCGCATCTGTAAAGTGATAAGTTCTCCTTGTTTGGCCGAAGCAGAAGCACGGTTTCAGATCTCCCCGGAAGGTGTCACCGACGTCAAGGACTAA
- the LOC103400891 gene encoding conserved oligomeric Golgi complex subunit 3, with amino-acid sequence MAASKPSVPKSGAISKGYNFASHWEQNTPLTEQQQAAISTLSHSVAERPFPPNLAQDRTTGHQIGLTVSTKDSSFGSEHSAAIEAVLVNTNQFYKWFTDLEAALKSETEEKYRHYLDTLTERIQTCDGILGQVDDTLELFNELQDQHQAVATKTRTLHDACDRLLIEKQRLIEFTEALRSKLNYFDELENITTNFYSPNMNVLHENFLPLLKRLDECISYVESNPQYAESSVYLLKFRQLQSRALGMIRSHVLSVLKGASSQVLAAIRGSGGNKASVSEGVEASVIYVRFKAAASELKPVLEEIEGRASRKEYTQILTECHKLYCEQRLSLVRGIVHQRISEFAKKEALPSLTRSGCAYLMQVCQLEHQLFDHFFPSSAEDVSSLAPLIDPLSTYLYDTLRPKLIHETNVDFLCELVDILKVEVLGEQLSRRSESLAGLRPTLERILADVHERLTFRARTHIRDEIANYFPLDEDLDYPAKLERSAADQLENTSADENLVFKTWYPPLEKTISCLSKLYRCLEPEVFTGLAQEVVEVCSVSIQKAGKLITKRSSPMDGQLFLLKHLLILREQIAPFDIEFSVTHKELDFSHLLEHLRRILRGQASLSDWSRSTSLARTLSPRVLESQIDAKKDLEKSLKTTGEEFIMSVTKLVVDPMLSFITKVTAVKGSQNQKVDSVMAKPIKDHAFATPDKVAELVQKVAAAIQQELPMVMTKMKLYLQNPSTRTILFKAIKTNIVEAHVRVQTLLKDEYSAEEVQGIINMPSIQELHAQLDKLL; translated from the exons ATGGCGGCAAGCAAGCCGAGCGTTCCGAAATCTGGAGCCATTTCCAAGGGCTACAACTTCGCATCTCACTGGGAACAG AATACTCCGTTAACGGAGCAGCAGCAAGCAGCCATTTCAACGCTCTCGCATTCCGTCGCGGAGCGGCCATTCCCTCCCAATTTGGCACAGGACCGTACCACAGGGCACCAGATTGGCCTGACTGTCTCCACCAAGGACAGCTCTTTTGGCTCGGAACACTCAGCCGCCATTGAAGCTGTTCTTGTCAATACGAATCAG TTTTACAAATGGTTTACAGATCTCGAAGCAGCCTTGAAGTCAGAG aCAGAGGAGAAGTATCGACACTATCTAGACACTTTGACAGAACGCATTCAGACATGTGATGGTATACTCGGTCAG GTCGATGACACCCTGGAGTTGTTTAATGAACTACAAGATCAGCATCAGGCAGTAGCAACAAAGACTAGAACTCTTCATGATGCATGCGACCGATTG ttGATAGAGAAGCAACGGCTGATTGAATTTACGGAAGCACTCCGCAGTAAGCTCAACTACTTTGATGAATTGGAGAAT ATTACGACCAATTTTTATTCTCCAAACATGAATGTTCTACACGAGAACTTTCTCCCTCTTCTCAAACGCCTTGATGAGTGCATATC GTATGTTGAAAGCAATCCACAATATGCAGAATCCAGTGTTTACCTGCTCAAATTTCGACAATTGCAG TCTCGAGCCTTGGGAATGATTCGTTCTCATGTACTTTCAGTTCTCAAAGGTGCTTCTTCTCAG GTACTGGCAGCTATCCGGGGCAGTGGTGGCAATAAAGCATCTGTTTCTGAGGGTGTAGAAGCATCCGTTATATATGTCCGTTTCAAGGCAGCAGCGAGTGAG CTTAAGCCAGTGCTGGAGGAAATTGAAGGCAGAGCATCAAGGAAAGAATATACTCAGATCCTTACAGAATGCCACAAACTATATTGTGAAcagagactttccttg GTGAGAGGTATAGTACATCAACGAATATCTGAATTCGCCAAGAAAGAGGCCTTGCCATCATTGACTAGATCTGGATGTGCATATCTAATGCAG GTCTGCCAGCTAGAGCACCAACTTTTTGATCATTTTTTCCCATCTTCTGCAGAGGACGTTTCAAGTTTGGCTCCATTGATAGATCCTCT GTCCACATATTTATATGATACACTGCGGCCAAAACTTATTCATGAAACAAATGTTGATTTTCTTTGTGAACTTGTTGACATATTGAAAGTTGAAGTCCTAGGTGAACAGTTAAGTCGGAGGAGTGAATCATTAGCTGGTCTACGTCCTACATTAGAGAGAATTCTTGCCGATGTTCATGAGCGGTTAACTTTCCGTGCTCGAACACATATTCGTGATGAG atagCAAATTATTTTCCTCTGGATGAAGACTTGGATTACCCTGCTAAGCTGGAAAGATCTGCAGCAGATCAACTTGAAAATACTTCT GCTGATGAAAACCTAGTTTTTAAAACATGGTATCCACCTCTAGAGAAAACGATATCTTGCCTTTCAAAGTTGTATCGCTGTTTAGAACCAGAAGTTTTTACTGGTTTAGCACAG GAAGTAGTTGAAGTTTGTTCAGTATCTATCCAG AAAGCTGGCAAACTCATCACAAAGAGATCATCTCCAATGGATGGTCAGCTTTTCCTCTTAAAGCATCTTCTTATCTTAAGGGAGCAG ATTGCACCTTTCGATATTGAGTTTTCTGTCACACATAAGGAACTTGATTTCTCGCACTTGCTG GAGCATCTAAGACGAATTCTTAGAGGTCAAGCCTCTCTATCTGATTGGTCCAGGTCAACTTCACTAGCAAGAACCCTATCTCCCCGAGTTTTGGAAAGTCAAATAGATGCCAAAAAG GACTTGGAGAAAAGCCTGAAAACCACTGGTGAGGAGTTCATTATGTCAGTGACGAAGCTGGTTGTGGATCCTATGCTTTCATTTATTACCAAG GTCACAGCTGTGAAAGGTAGCCAGAATCAAAAGGTAGACTCTGTTATGGCCAAACCAATTAAAGATCATGCTTTTGCAACCCCAGATAAGGTGGCTGAACTTGTTCAAAAG GTAGCTGCTGCAATTCAGCAAGAGTTGCCAATGGTAATGACAAAAATGAAGCTTTATTTGCAGAACCCGTCAACACGAACTATACTATTCAAAGCTATAAA gaCAAATATTGTCGAAGCACATGTTCGAGTACAGACGCTGCTGAAGGACGAGTATTCAGCGGAAGAGGTACAAGGCATCATAAACATGCCTTCCATACAAGAACTACATGCACAACTTGATAAACTCCTTTAG